From Chiloscyllium punctatum isolate Juve2018m chromosome 36, sChiPun1.3, whole genome shotgun sequence, the proteins below share one genomic window:
- the LOC140460196 gene encoding uncharacterized protein, which produces MDASPFNCSDCGTCCKSPGDLKSHQRVHTEERPLKCSDCGNSYQSSGELSSHQCVHTDGRPFRCSHCGKGFKCSSKLIVHQRVHTGERPFTCPECGKGFTQSFRLLRHQRIHSEEKPFQCPDCGQCYRSSEELVSHQYVHTNERPFRCSDCGTGFKRGTDLTKHQRVHTGEKPFRCSECGKGFIRSSQLLTHQQVHTGERPFKCTDCGKCCKTSGELISHQILHTDEKPFRCSHCGSQFRRSFELTVHQRVHTGERPFTCSECGKGFTQSSKLAKHQRFHTGEKPFRCSECGMAFSESAKLVKHQRFHTGDRPFRCCECGKGFTDSSDLQKHKRIHTGERPFTCTKCGKGFIDSSHLLRHQRAHTDERPFQCPECWKWYKSSEDLIRHQRAHSNERPFRCSHCSTGFKTSSELVRHKRSHTGEKPYICSECGKRFTYASSLRKHQRVHH; this is translated from the coding sequence ATGGATGCGAGCCCATTTAACTGCTCGGATTGCGGGACCTGCTGTAAAAGTCCTGGGGACCTGAAGTCCCATCAACGCgttcacactgaggagagaccGCTTAAGTGCTCAGATTGTGGGAACAGCTATCAAAGTTCAGGGGAACTGTCATCCCACCAATGTGTTCACACAGATGGAAGACCATTCAGGTGCTCTCACTGCGGAAAAGGATTCAAGTGTTCATCTAAGCTCATTGTACACCAGCGCgttcacactggagagagaccattcacctgcccagagtgtggaaagggattcactcagtcattcaGGCTCCTGAGACACCAGCGGATTCACTCTGAGGAGAAACCGTTTCAGTGTCCAGACTGTGGACAGTGCTATAGAAGCTCCGAGGAACTGGTGTCCCACCAATATGTTCACACCAATGAGCGACCCTTCAGATGCTCTGACTGTGGGACTGGGTTCAAACGAGGAACTGACCTCACtaagcaccagcgagttcacactggggagaagccgtTCCGCTGTTCTGAGTGTGGGAAAGGTTTCATTAGGTCATCCCAACTGCTGACACATCAGcaggttcacactggggagagaccgtttaAGTGTACGGACTGCGGGAAATGCTGTAAAACGTCCGGGGAACTAATTTCCCATCAAATTCTTCACACTGATGAGAAACCGTTCAGATGCTCTCACTGTGGGTCTCAGTTTAGGCGATCGTTTGAACTCACTGTCCATcagcgagttcacactggggagaggccattcacttgctctgagtgtgggaagggcttcactCAGTCATCCAAATTGGCAAAACACCAGCGGtttcacacaggggagaagccattcagATGTTCCGAGTGTGGGATGGCATTCTCGGAGTCAGCCAAGCTGGTGAAACATCAGCGATTTCACACAGGGGACAGGCCGTTCAGATGTTGTGAGTGTGGGAAAGGGTTCACTGACTCATCCGACCTGCAGAAACATAAGCGaattcacacaggggagaggccattcacttgCACCAAATGTGGGAAGGGATTTATTGATAGCTCTcatctgctgagacaccagcgggcTCACACTGATGAGAGACCTTTTCAATGCCCAGAGTGTTGGAAGTGGTATAAAAGTTCTGAGGACTTGATCCGTCATCAACGTGCTCACAGTAACGAGAGACCGTTTAGGTGCTCTCACTGCAGCACTGGCTTCAAGACATCATCTGAACTTGTTAGACACAAGCGCAGTCAcacaggggagaagccatacatTTGTTCTGAGTGTGGGAAGAGATTTACTTATGCATCCAGCCTGCGGAAACATCAGCGTGTTCACCATTAA